The following nucleotide sequence is from Bacteroidales bacterium.
GGTGCCATTTACGGAATCCCTCTATTTATTTATTTAAGCAAAGTAGGTATCTATTACGGAGATATTGCAAAGTCTTCCGGCTTAACAATGGCAGAAACTTTATATCCCTATTACAGTGCGGGCTTAATTATTACCAGCGTAATAATTGTTATTATTTCCTCAACTATAGTAAGTTATTTGCCTGCACATAAAATCTCAAAAATGAATCCAACCCAAGCTTTAAAAGGAAAAATACAATGATAAAATTTTTATTAAAAGGAATTTTAAGAGACCGTAGTAGAAGTTTGCTTCCAATTATAGTGGTCTCCTTAGGCGTTTTTCTAACGATAGTGATGAGTGCTTGGATGAAAGGTATTTTTACCGACATGATTAATATGAATGCAAATTTCACCACAGGTCATGTAAAGGTGATGACTCGCGCTTATGCCGAAAATGTTAATCAAATGCCCTTAGATTTAGCCTTATTGAATATAGATGAGCTAATCCAAAATTTAGAGAATGATTATCCCAATATAGATTGGGTTCCTCGAATTAACTTTGGTGGTTTACTGGATGTTCCCGATGAAAATGGTGAAACAAGAGCTCAGGGACCGGCGGCAGGTAAAGCCATCGACTTCTTTCATAACCCGAAAGAAGTAGAAAGGATGAATATTCTTAAATCATTAGTAAAAGGTGATATTCCCAAGAAACCGGGCGAAGCAATAATAAGTTATGAATTCGCAAAAAAATTCGGAGTAAAACTTGGAGAGAAAGTAACTCTCTTTGGCTCTACTATGAACGGGAGTATGCTTTTCAAAACTTTTACCGTTTGCGGAACTATTCGCTTTGGAATGACAATGCTTGATAGAGGAGCAATTTTGGTTGACATAAGCGATGCTCAGCTTGCCTTGGATATGGAAAATGGTTCAACGGAAATATTAGGCTATCTTAATGATGGAATATATGATAAAGAAAAAGTTGACGCAATAGCAGATTCCTTCAATTCAAAATACAGTAAAGCAAACGATGAATTTTCACCTCAAATGCATAAACTGGAGGAACAATCAGGATTAGGAGACTATCTGAGAATGGCCGATAATATGATTGGAATGATGATTACATTTTTTGTTATAGCTATGTCGATAGTACTCTGGAATACAGGTCTATTGGGAGGATTACGACGCTATACCGAATATGGAGTACGTTTGGCTTTAGGAGAAGAAAAAGGTCATATTTATAAAACTATGATTTACGAAGCCATTTTAATTGGAATAATCGGTTCAATAATAGGAACGATATTAGGAATAGGAATGGCCTACTATTTACAAGAAGTGGGACTCGATTTTAGTGAAATGACAAGAACGGTAAGTATGATGCTACCCGCAGTTTACAGAGCAACTATCTTTCCCGAATTATTTTATATTGGATTTATTCCCGGACTTATAGCTATGGTATCAGGAAATGCGCTGGCAGGCTTTGCCATTTATAAAAGGAAGACCGCAAAACTATTTAAAGAACTTGAGGTTTAAAGATGATTTGAGAATGAAGAATGAATAATGAAAAGTGAAGAGTGAAGAGTGAAGAGTGAAGAGTGAAGAGTGAAGAGTGAAGAATGAAGAGTGAAGAGTGAAGAATACAGAACAGCGGCAATTAAAAATAATTAGAAAAAAAATCAACAATGAAAAGAATAAAATATCTAACCATACTACTAATGATTACATCGGCTACTTACGCCCAAAATGCTGATCAAATTTTAGAAAAAGTAGATGAGAATATGTCATCCAAAAACAGGATAGTAGAATCAGAAATGATTATTCATGGCAAACGTAATAGTCGTACCATTACTTCTCTTTCGTATTCCGTTGGTGACAAAAAATCCTTTACAGAGTATTTATCTCCGGCACGAGAACGAGGAACAAAGATGCTTAAGCTAGAAAATAAGCTTTGGATTTATTCACCTTCAACCGACAGAATCATACAAATTTCCGGACATATGCTGCGCCAATCATTAATGGGCTCCGATTTATCTTACGAAGATATGATGGACGATCGCAAACTAACCGAAGTTTATACGGCAACAGTGATTGGACAAGAAAGTATTGATGGGCGAAAATGTTATATCCTCGAACTAAAAGCCAAGGTAGTTGACATTGCTTATCACACACGAAAAATGTGGATAGATACTGAGCGTTATATCCCACTTAAAGAAGATTTATTTGCAAAAAGCGGTAAACTTCTTAAGCAAACCACCTTCTCTAATGTGAAAAAAGTTCAAGGGCGATGGTTTCCAACAGCAATGGTATACAAAGATATGCTCAAGCAAGGAGATGGTACAGAATTTATTGTTACCGGTATAAAATTCAATCAGGAAATTCAGGAGTATATTTTTACTAAAGCGGCATTAAAACAGTAAAATATTATTTGCTCAAAATTAGTTTCTTCGTAATTACTGTATTTCCATCAGAGATAAGCTTAACAAAGTAAACTCCCGCCGGAAAACTATGAGCATCCCAAACTATTGAAGCCTCCCCTTTTGGGATAGAAATTACATTCACTTTCTTACCATTTATATTATAAATTTCAATTTTGGCATCCTCCACCACATTTTGAAAAAATAAAGTAGTAGACTCTTTAAATGGATTTGGATAAATAGAGAAAGTTAAGTCAAAGAAATTCAAATCATCAAGTCCTGAAATTACAGTCGGAGTAATTTTCATTGCCACAGGCCGATGGTCAGAAACATTGGCTTCATATGTTCCCCAACCTCCCATATAATCCTCAATTTTAATAGTCTGAACATCACTAGCAGGGTCGTAATTTTCAAAAAGCTCATTCGTAACCAATAAATGATCGATATGCGAAGGCCACTTTGGATAAGACCATTTAGAAGGATCATCACTTAAAGCTAGATCCGTATCCGCAAAGTAATAATTAGACGAATCATCAAAGAAAAGTTGAAATACATTATTAGAAGCATTATCAGTTAAAATATCATTGAGATCACCCAAAACAATTACCTTCTCATTCGGAAAATTAGAATCGATATATTCTTTTAATAAACGACTAGCTTCATAGCGACGGCTCTCTTCATCTCCGGAATCATTTAAATTTAAAATCCCATCTCCACAACATTTATAATGATTGTTGATAATAACGTATTTTTCATCTTTATACTTCATTTCCATCACCATAGGAGCTCGTGGAAGAGCATTCCAATAAGAAGAAGTAGTGTAAATCTCATAAATATCGATAATCTCTATTACGTCCTTTTTATAGATATAAGCCAACTCTAAACCACCATAATAACCCGATTTAAAGTAGCCATCGTAATCTTCTAAATTATCTAACAACTGCTTAAATGCATTAGTATCATTTATCTCTTGTACCGCTAATACATCAACATCTAAGGCTTCAATTATCTGTGTTACGTAATCAATAGTTTGCTGCCCATTCGTAGGGAACCACTCAAGATTCCAAGTTAGAACTTCAAGAGTAGACTCTGTTCCAAAATTTAGGTCTTCAATAGTTTGAGCCGACAATGAAAAAACAGATAGAAATAGTATTAAAGAGCTTAAAAGTATCTTCATTAATATGTATGATTAAAGTTTTTAGAGTGGCAAAGATAGAATGATTTCAGTATGCCCTATGTCTTTTAAAAAATATTAATCTACACAAATGCTACTACATTCGGATTATTAAAATTCTCTATTAGAATTTTCCTCACACGTTCTTGCCACAGTTTTCTAAATTCAGACTTCTCATTATCTGATGCTGTATTGGCAATCAACTTTTGCATCAAAGCTTGTTGTGATGGCTCGGGAGGCACAACAGTATTGTAATTTAAGTCTACTGATTTTCCTGTATCTAATCGCGTAAAACGGAACTGACCTCTAATATCGGCATCAAACTCTAACAAAGAATGACGCACAAAATTTCCATTTATTCCTTTAAACCCACTTTCTTTTGTAGCTCCGGTTATTTGCGTAATTACATTGGAAATAACGCCAGTAACTCCATCAGTTAGCGAGTCTTTTATCTCAATTTTTATTCCTCCCCTTTCAGGAATAGAATTAGGATATAAAGCTTCCAAAGCTTTATAAGTAACCAAATAAGCTCCTGCAATAGTCGGACAACTATGACCGGCCAAC
It contains:
- a CDS encoding ABC transporter permease, whose amino-acid sequence is MIKFLLKGILRDRSRSLLPIIVVSLGVFLTIVMSAWMKGIFTDMINMNANFTTGHVKVMTRAYAENVNQMPLDLALLNIDELIQNLENDYPNIDWVPRINFGGLLDVPDENGETRAQGPAAGKAIDFFHNPKEVERMNILKSLVKGDIPKKPGEAIISYEFAKKFGVKLGEKVTLFGSTMNGSMLFKTFTVCGTIRFGMTMLDRGAILVDISDAQLALDMENGSTEILGYLNDGIYDKEKVDAIADSFNSKYSKANDEFSPQMHKLEEQSGLGDYLRMADNMIGMMITFFVIAMSIVLWNTGLLGGLRRYTEYGVRLALGEEKGHIYKTMIYEAILIGIIGSIIGTILGIGMAYYLQEVGLDFSEMTRTVSMMLPAVYRATIFPELFYIGFIPGLIAMVSGNALAGFAIYKRKTAKLFKELEV
- a CDS encoding outer membrane lipoprotein-sorting protein codes for the protein MKRIKYLTILLMITSATYAQNADQILEKVDENMSSKNRIVESEMIIHGKRNSRTITSLSYSVGDKKSFTEYLSPARERGTKMLKLENKLWIYSPSTDRIIQISGHMLRQSLMGSDLSYEDMMDDRKLTEVYTATVIGQESIDGRKCYILELKAKVVDIAYHTRKMWIDTERYIPLKEDLFAKSGKLLKQTTFSNVKKVQGRWFPTAMVYKDMLKQGDGTEFIVTGIKFNQEIQEYIFTKAALKQ
- a CDS encoding T9SS type A sorting domain-containing protein, whose protein sequence is MKILLSSLILFLSVFSLSAQTIEDLNFGTESTLEVLTWNLEWFPTNGQQTIDYVTQIIEALDVDVLAVQEINDTNAFKQLLDNLEDYDGYFKSGYYGGLELAYIYKKDVIEIIDIYEIYTTSSYWNALPRAPMVMEMKYKDEKYVIINNHYKCCGDGILNLNDSGDEESRRYEASRLLKEYIDSNFPNEKVIVLGDLNDILTDNASNNVFQLFFDDSSNYYFADTDLALSDDPSKWSYPKWPSHIDHLLVTNELFENYDPASDVQTIKIEDYMGGWGTYEANVSDHRPVAMKITPTVISGLDDLNFFDLTFSIYPNPFKESTTLFFQNVVEDAKIEIYNINGKKVNVISIPKGEASIVWDAHSFPAGVYFVKLISDGNTVITKKLILSK